The DNA window AGCGGCAGGCGTGGCGACGTACCATTGAATGTTGTAGTCGAGCATCTTCTGGGCGGCGGACTTGGCCGCGACGTCGAATGGATTGCAAGTGGCGATCATGAGCGTGCGGCTCATCAGGTCGAACGGCAAAACCAGCCGCCCAATCGTGATTTCCTCGGGCAGCATCTTCACAATCGAGCGGTCGATGTCGTAAATTTCCAGCGGGATGTAGGCCAGCTTGACCTTGTCCAGGAGGTCGCAATACAGCGTGTCGATGGGGATTTGCGTCTCATTGCAGACTTCCTCCAGCAAGGAAAATGGGAGCGTGCCCGGAGCGCGGCCTTCGTTGCGTTCCCGGATCCGCTCAAGGGCGACCTTGGCGGCTTTGTTGGGGCAAATGCCGTGGTAAATGAGAAATTTCGAGAGGGCCGTGTCGCCATCCTCGGCCACAGCTCCGGCCTGACGCAGGGCGCTTTCGTTGCGCTGCGTGTCGCGCACTTCGATCAGCGAAGGCTCGGCCACGCTGCCTTGGCGCGCACTGCTGACCGACGCGCCGTTGATGACTTTTTCTGTGAGCAGACTGTCCACCGGATTCCGGGCATTGCCGCCTTGGCTCATGCGTTCCTCGACGTCCTTTTTCTTGGCGAGGATTTCCTTGTCCGCCGGATGCCGCTGTAGCAGCGCCTCAAACTCCAACAGAGCCGAGGAATACTGCCCCATGCTGATGTAAGTCTCGCCGAGTTTGCGCGAAATCTGGTAGGCGTCATCGTCGCGACCGACCTTCAGATAGGCGTCCTTCAGAATGTCGTAGGATTGGTAATCGTCCGGATTCGACTGCGTGATCAGCTCGAACATCTCGATCGTCTGGAGGATTTGCTCCTGCTCGAGATTGGATAGGGTCGGATTCATTTCATCCTCCTAAAAAGCTATTCCTGTGCCGGAGACGGCTGACTTAGGGAAATATCTCGATTTATTTAAAGCCACCGTGTGTGATAAACGCGAATGACGTTCACCCGTCCGCCTGGGTAGTACCAGGTTTTCTGATACTCGAAACTGCTCGTCGCAGAATCGAACGTGAGCTGACAAATTTTCCCCGGCAGATTGGGGTCCACCACGGAGAAAACGAGCCCCGCCCGCGTCCGGCGATAACGGTAGGCAACGAGGCAGTGGTTCAGCGGCTTAAAACGTGTGATGTAAACCGCAGCGAGCGAGCCGGAGTCGATGCTTTGCGTGAGTTTTTCGGCGACTTCCCGTTGGCCGGAGCGGGGAAATGGAAGTCCCATGCGCCAGTTGCCGAAGCGAAAATAAGTCGGCCACCAGTTTCCGAGATTTTCTTCAAGCAACGCCGGGTAGGCCCGTGAGAAACTTTGCAGATTTGCGAATCCGGGGATCAAAACCTCCTTTGGTTTTCTTTTTTGCGAAACAGGGATGCGACAGACTTGCCGGATTTTCTGGCGATATTCCTCCTCTGAAACCGTCGGCTGAGTCGGATCAAACTCCGCAAACTGATGAAACTGGATCAGCGCCCGGCCCATCACGAAGCACCGGCGAGAATACGGACGCCCCGTTTTCACCGCCGGACTCGCAGTGTCGCGATGCTGATTGCCGTAAGCCCAAAGCGTCTCGTTGCCAAAGGCAAACGTGTCCGTCGCCGGGTTAAATTCCGCCCGCAGCGACGTGGCCCCAAACGCCAGCAGGAAAAAGAAAAGCCTCCAATGCACAGGCCGCACCATGATCTGAATCGAAGCGACTTGCAAAAGGCGATTGAACTTGCAGGACACCGGCATTTTCCCAAGTCTCGCGCGGTGGAAGCCCCGAATTGGAGAAAAGTTTTCCTGCTTTGCCTGCCCGGACTCATCGTGGGTTTGGTCCTCCGCGCGTGGCTGCTCGCGGTCACCCCGGAAGCCTATTATGGACCCGACGGCGGCTCCTACTGGCACACCGCCGTCCGTCTCTGGACCGAGGGAAATCTATCCATGTTCGACAAGCGCCGCTGGCTTTATCCGGCCTGGCTTTGCATTTTGCCGCTGCTGCCGGTGAGACCGATTCAAGCCGTGGCTTTTTTCCAGCACCTGGCCGGTCTCGCCATGGTATTTGGAGGAGGCATGGTCGCCTCCCGCTGCACCCGGCAGTGGAAAATATGGGTGCCGCTGATTAGTCTGATTCTGGCCACATGGCCGCAAACTCTCTTGCTGGAGCATAGTCTGGAGACCGAGACGTTTCTCGTGGCCACGTTTATGGCGCTCGTTTTTATCGGCCTGGCTCCCGGATCATTTTCACCACGGCGGTTGTTCTGGTTTCTTCTCACCGCCGCCCTCGTGGCCGCTTGGAAACCGCATGGTCGCGGCATCTGGCTGGCCTGCCTCCTCATTGCCATCTGGAAAAATGGCAGCCCGCTGCACTGGGCCCGGCGCAGTTGGGGCGCGATTGTTTTTGCCCTCGTCGTCATTCTGAGTTCCGGCAGCAGCGGACAGGGAAACTGGCTGCTGCTCAACTCCGTCCTGCCGCTCGTCCCGCTGGAGGGACGCGCTTATCCAGCCGAGCGCGCCGCCCTTCGTCCGCTCCTGCTGGAAGCACGCGGTGTCCGCCAAAACTACGCCTGGGAACAGGAAAATTTTAAGTATCGCCTGAACAGCCCCGACCCGGAAAACGTCGATCCCGCATGGGCCCGCGTCGCCAGAGACGGCAAACATTTCAGCCGCGTCTGCCGCGCGTTTGCCTTCGAGGGTTTGCGCTCCGATCCCCTCACCTTCCTGAGATTCACCCTGCAAAAAATCGCCCTCTCCCTCTCCGAGAATGGCTGCATCGAACGCCTGGAGCCGAAAAAATTCTGGCACGATCAAAACGCCGAAAACGCCACCCGCTGGAAGAAAACGCCGCCCAAGGAACTCGCCCTGCTCTACCGCCTCGACGCATCGGAATACCAGCGGATGGCCGAGCTTGGGGCGGCACGAAAATTCACACCCATCACGGCCATTTATCGAATTGCCGACTGCTGGGGCTGGTTTCAGGAAAGCCTCTCGCCGCAAGGCAACACCCTCGCCCTGCGGACATCCGGCTGGCTCGCGCTGGCCGGGCTGCTCTGCACGTGGCTCCCGGGTCGTTTCCAGCGATTCAGCATTCTCTGGCTGCCCGCGGCGTTTTACGCCATCACCGTCTTTGCCATGGGCGACCGCTTGCCCCGCTATGCCTATCTCTTAAATTGGCTGGGCGTGATCCTGGCGGCCATTGCCCTCGACACGGTCCTCGCCGTCCTCGCCCGGTTTATTCCGCAGCGCGCAGAAGCGCCGCCAGATGCGTCACGCAGATCTGCGACCAGCTCTCCAGCGAATCCTTTTTCGCCTGAAGCTGCTCCACGGTGAGAAACTCCATTTCGGTGATCATCGCCTCGCGTTTCTCGACGGCGGGCGTCTCCAACTCGAAAATATGGACGACGCCCAGATGCACCTGGCCCACCTCGTTCGAGTCGTCGTTCAGCAAGGCGACGACGCTGTTTTTGTAAGGCGTGTTCACCTTCAGTTCCTCGTTTACCTCGCGCTGCACCCCGGCCTGATACGCCTCGAAGTCGAGTGCAAAAAGTCCCTCGTCCGCGTCGTTCATGTGGCCGCCGATGCCGATGGAACCCTTGCTCACCAGCCGTTGCTCGCCCGCTTTTTTGCCCCGGACGTAATGCAGCACTTTCCCCTCATGCACGAGCAGCGCGTAGGGAATGATCTGCTTAAACTCCGGACTTTTCTCCGCCTCGGAGCGAACCATGAAAAAATTATTCTGCCTCGCCAGCAACTGCGGCAGGTAGCGCTCGACGTTGAAATTCAGCCCTTGAAACGAGCCAATCGCGTCGAACACATCCCGTCGCACCACCAAAATCATTTCCTCAGCCATAAATCAGTTTTTTGAAAGCTCCAGAATCCGCTCAAACTCCGCTTTCTCCAGCGGCAGAACGGAGATGCGCCCGTTGCGAACGAGCAGGATGTTTTGCAAAGCCGCGTCGGCCTTGATCTCCGCCAGGCTCACCGGACGCGACAACGCCTTTTTGGGCTGCAACTCCACGCAACTCCAGTCGCCCTCAGTCGCTGTCGGATCGGGAAACGCCGGCTTCGATACCACTGCAACTCCCACCACTTCCTTGCCCGTGACGCTGTGGTAATAGAAGACCTCGTCGCCTTTCTGCATCGCGCGCAGATTGTTCCGCGCCTGGTAATTCCGCACGCCCGTCCAATTCGTCCGGCCATCCTGCACAAACTGCTCCCAAGCGTAGGCCGTCGGCTCTTGTTTCACCATCCAGAAGCGTTTCATCGAGCGCCAAGCATCGCAAAGTGGCTTTCGCGTGGACAAGAGGAAAACATTCTTTTTTCATGGCAGCCGCATGTCCCTGTTCATCACCTTCGAAGGCTCCGAAGCCTGCGGTAAAACCACCCAGATCGAGCGGCTGGCACAGCGTTTGGGTGAATTGAACCTCACTCCGCTCGTCACCCGCGAACCCGGCGGCACCGACGCAGGCGAAGCCATCCGCGACCTCCTGCAATACTCCAAGAACGGCGCGAAACTCGTCCCCGAGGCCGAGTTGCTCCTCTTCACCGCCAGTCGCGCGCAACTCGTTCGGGAAAAGATTCGACCCGCACTCGACCGTGGCCAGATCGTCATCAGCGACCGCTTCCTCGACTCCACCACCGTCTATCAAGGCGTCGCCCGCCACATCGACGCGGAGAAAGTCGCCGCCGTCAATCGCTTCGCCGTCGGCGACTGCCTGCCCACCATCACCTTCCTCTTCGACCTCGACCCCGACATCGCCGCCGCCCGTCTCGCCGCCCGGGTTGGGGAGAAATACGACCGCATGGAATCGCAGCCCCGCGCCTTTTACCAAGCCGTCCGCGCCGGCTACCTGGCCCTCGCCGAGAAAGAAAGCCAGCGCTTCGTCATCATCGACGCTGGATTGCCGATCGACGAGATAGCGGACTCGATCTGGGCTACTGTCTCGGGGCACCTTTCATAGGTCATATACGACCTATTTTCCACCCATGTCCTTCACACCCGCCGAAGCCCTCGCCCTCCTCACCGCCGCCCAGCGCGACTCGCGGCTCGGGCACGCCTACCTCATCACCGGCGCCATTGGCAGCGGCAAACGCCAGCTCGCCGCCGACATCTTCCGCCTCATCAACCGGCTGCCATTCGACCCCAGCTCCGACCTCCTTTCCACCCACCCCGACGCCCACACCGTCGAGCCCGAATCCAAATCCCGCCGCATCGTCATCGAGCAAATCCGCGAACTCGAACGCGCCTTGCACATGAAATCCGGCCAGGCCGAAAAGAAACTCGGCGTCATCATCGAAGCCGACCGCCTCCAGCCGCAGGCCTCCAACGCCTTCCTGAAAACCCTCGAAGAGCCCCCGGCCAACTCCATGCTCCTCCTCCTCACCACCGCACCCGAGATGCTCCTCGACACCATCCTCTCGCGCTGCCTCATCCTCCAGCTTCGCCCCCCTGCCGAAGTCGTCCGCAGCCCGTGGGAACTGAAACTCCTCGACACCCTCAGCCAATATTTCGCCCAGCCCGCTCCCGCATCGGGGAGGGAAATCCCCCAGATCTTCGGCCTCGTCCGCGACTTCCAAGACATCCTCAACGACTGCAAAGACACCATCGCCGCCGAGAACAAGACCGAACTGAAGGCCGAGGAAAAACACCTCAAAGGCACCGTCGAAGCCCGTTACCTGGAGAAACTCGAGGAACAATACGACGCCCAGGGGGCCGCCCGCAGCCAGCGCGAACGCACCCACCTCATCGAGCTCCTCACCACCTGGTGGACCGACGTTTCCCGCCAGCGTGCCGGCATC is part of the Chthoniobacterales bacterium genome and encodes:
- a CDS encoding EVE domain-containing protein; protein product: MKRFWMVKQEPTAYAWEQFVQDGRTNWTGVRNYQARNNLRAMQKGDEVFYYHSVTGKEVVGVAVVSKPAFPDPTATEGDWSCVELQPKKALSRPVSLAEIKADAALQNILLVRNGRISVLPLEKAEFERILELSKN
- the tmk gene encoding dTMP kinase yields the protein MSLFITFEGSEACGKTTQIERLAQRLGELNLTPLVTREPGGTDAGEAIRDLLQYSKNGAKLVPEAELLLFTASRAQLVREKIRPALDRGQIVISDRFLDSTTVYQGVARHIDAEKVAAVNRFAVGDCLPTITFLFDLDPDIAAARLAARVGEKYDRMESQPRAFYQAVRAGYLALAEKESQRFVIIDAGLPIDEIADSIWATVSGHLS